From Candidatus Poribacteria bacterium:
ACGAAGAATTTAAAGGCACTGCCAACATGGAAATCCATATGGAGCGTGCTTTGTTGGATCTTCGTATCTATCCCCCGATTAACATCCAAAAGTCAAAAACACGCCGTGAGGAACTCTTGTTAGCACCAGATGTTCTTAACAAAGTCTGGGTGCTGCGGAAATTCACAAGCCAGATGGACGACGCCGAATCGCTTGAGATGCTCATTGAACAATTTGGCAAAACGGGTACAAATGGAGAATTTCTCGAGCGAATGGTAGACAATGCAAGTTACAGTAGTCCGTCAGCCAGAACCAGTGTTCGTTCGAAACGCTCCGCGTGAGTTTCTATACATCTGTACTTCCGTCCCCCAAGCGCACGGCTACGGGAATATTGGCGTTAGTACGCACGCAATCGTGAATAGACGGTTCAAAAATTTTGAATTCAAAGGAGAAAATTATGAAAGCCGAAATACATCCGGAAATGGTAGAATGCGTTATTACGTGTGTTTGTGGGGCAACTCATAAAACACTCGCTATCCAACCCACGATGCGGGTAGATATTTGTGGAAAATGCCACCCATTCTACACCGGGCAACAAGCTCGATTTATTGACACTGCCGGACGCGTTGAAAGTTTCCGCCGACGCTACGGACTCACTGAAGACGATAATTAGATATATCGTTTCGTAGGTAAGTCTATGGGTCGGTGTTCCAAGAAAAGATACCCGTGTCTTAACAACAGTGGACACGGGAAATATCTGATCGCGTCGCGGGTTCAATAAAGGAGCATCCACCCCTAAATCTACCTGCTTTGACCGCGAGGCTTTTTATTTGTGATCTCTTGGACCGCTCTCCATTTCATTGCGAGCGGGTTTCTGGTGACATTGCGACGCAAATAAAGATATGTGCGGTATCACATCAAACCATAAGCCCGCAACAATACGTAGAAATACTTTCTTCGCATTGGATTTTAGCGTTCGCAAAAACACGCGGGCGACTCGCACCCGGAAACCTCCATTGCACAGACCCTGATATTTATCCGCAAGGAATAATTAAAAAATGTTTGAGAAACTCAAAGATATTGAAAATAGATACGCTGAGGTCGAAAGGTCACTCGGAGACCCAGCGCAAATTTCAAATCAACAACGATTAATGGAGTTATCTAAAACTCACGCGGAACTCTCACCAATTGTGTCCGCTTATCAGGAGTACCAGCAGTTAGAAGCCGCACTTGAGGAGACACTTCTCCTCATAGAATCGGAAACGGATGCGGAAATGCTCGGATTGGTGCAGGAAGAATTGGATGCTCTCACTGCCAAAAAAGAAAAACTTACTGAAGAACTTAAGGTGCTCCTGATTCCAAAAGATCCGAACGATGAAAAGAACGTCATCATCGAAATTCGGGCGGGGACCGGTGGTGAAGAAGCTAGTCTTTTCGCAGCCGAATTATTTCGGATGTACACCCGCTACGCTGAACGTCAGAACTGGCGGCTGGAACTTCTCAGTTCAAATGCAACTGGCTTAAAAGGATTTAAAGAGGTCGTCTTCTCAATTGAGGGGAAAGACGCATACAGTCAGCTGAAATTTGAAGGCGGTATCCATCGTGTACAGCGAATTCCGGCAACCGAAGCAAGTGGGCGCATTCACACATCTGCTGCGACGGTGGCC
This genomic window contains:
- the rpmE gene encoding 50S ribosomal protein L31 — its product is MKAEIHPEMVECVITCVCGATHKTLAIQPTMRVDICGKCHPFYTGQQARFIDTAGRVESFRRRYGLTEDDN
- the prfA gene encoding peptide chain release factor 1, with the translated sequence MFEKLKDIENRYAEVERSLGDPAQISNQQRLMELSKTHAELSPIVSAYQEYQQLEAALEETLLLIESETDAEMLGLVQEELDALTAKKEKLTEELKVLLIPKDPNDEKNVIIEIRAGTGGEEASLFAAELFRMYTRYAERQNWRLELLSSNATGLKGFKEVVFSIEGKDAYSQLKFEGGIHRVQRIPATEASGRIHTSAATVAVLPEAEELDLAIDEATELRIDTYRSSGPGGQSVNTTDSAIRITHLPTGLVVTCQDEKSQHKNRSKAMKILRARLQEQKQSELNSERAETRRSMVGSGDRSEKIRTYNFPQSRVTDHRIQFSSYQLDAVLDGDLQTFIERLTTADQAERLKEA